GGCTATTTATTAATAGACTCCTTGCCACTTTTAACATAAAATGCACGGTGCAGGCACAATTCTATCTTCAAAATTAAACATAGAGATCCAGAGATAGAGACATGCATGCATTGATAATATATACGAGTAGCGGAGGATATAATTCTAGCTAGCGAGGATATGAGATGCACTTATATATGAAGTATATAtataaatgccatgcatgcatTGATTGGTATAGATATTtaagattattattattattattattattattattattattattattattattattattattattattattattattattattattattattatttactcccttcattctaaattgtaagtaGTTCTGTCTAATTTAGATGCATAACATTATTACTATGcttctagacataatgtatatctaagtacatagcaaGAGCTACATACTTAAAAAAAAAGATAGACCTGACTTACAATTCGGATAAGGAGTCTCTAGGTGAATTATCAATTTACCATTAATTGTTTTTCACCTCGTTAAACGTATGTCACGAATAAATTAGATTTATCGCAAGAGATTATCAAAGTTGGGTTTGGTTCCATTGTCGACTTGTCAGACTTATACGGAGTTCACAACTAGAAACTGAATTTCTCTGGATGCTAAACAATTTTTCTGACGGTACCACAGGTTCTGGAGATACTAATAGTAATCTTGTAGTGGAAATGACTAGCCCGCCGGGCAACGGAGATCAGAGGGTGTCTAAGCGGAAAGGTGCAGTGGCGAGGCCTTTCTAGCTTTGAGGGATGGAGGATAATTGGTGGATGCCATGAGCCGGCGGCGACTAAGGATGAAGAAGCGGGACTGCGGGAGTGATCGTTAGAAGACTTCTGGCCCTTGTAGGAAGTCTGGGCCGCACCGTGCTAAATGGGCCTGCGTGTCGTTCGAGTACATATATGTACTCTGTACCGAACGATGAGACAGACGGTCAGGATTGAACTGGGAACTTCTCCCCAAACTCGCTTCCCTCTCCCTGTCTCCAGCCGAATCCTGTTATTATTCCTCTTCTCCGATTCAACACTGTTTCTGTATCCTTCTGTGTGGATTGTTGAGAAGTAAGGGCTTGTATGCCTGCCCCCCGACGCACCGAATCAAAAAGTGGAATTCAGATAGTTTCCACAATCCGAATCAAACGCCCGCGAACTAAGACAGAAAATGATTCGCGAGCGCCGTCCTCTCCCCCCTACTCGCCTCTCTCCTCCCCattccctcgaggatgccatggctGCTAAGGTTTGTCGTGAAACAACAGCGAACAACCCATTCACGGGCGTCGCAATTGTACTTCGGGAATGGAGGAAAGGAAGTCACGAGTGTTGGCTGGCGAGATCTCCACGACGATGAGGCCGAACCTGCAGCCGCAGCCCGCAGGCCACGCAAGCGACGAGTTGTCACGCCATCAGCGCGGCGTACCCGTTGGCGGCGACGGAGCCAGCAAGGAAAAAGGCCGCCGAGAGCCCGATGATCCGGCGCCACCCCGCGCGGTCGCAACGAGGGAGACGCTGGTGGGACCACCGATGACGAGCACCTCCAGCTGCCCTTCCGTGACGCCAAGTGCACGCGCTGGAAACCAGGAGGAGAATCGCAACGAACGAGATAACCAAGATGGTCGTCCAAGATCACAGTTGAAAGGGAATTTAAGACCATGTACAGCCAAACAAGAAATGTGATTTCAAACAAATTTGGGGTAATCCATTTCTTGTTGAATCCAATTGCTAGAATCTGATCGCTAGAATGGGATTCAATTCTACGGATCCTAAGAGGAATTGGAATCGTAACAGTGAACACCATACCGTCAGCAACAAATCAAGAAACATAATCAAGAGGACTCTTGATTTAATTAACTCGAGAGCGCTCACAATTTGGAAGGGATGGCATGTTAGAATGGAGAATAGCCGAAAAAGAGAAATAAATAACTAATTGATTCAAGAGACATCCAACTCCAAAGACCTCTTCTCCGACAAACATTCCATGGCATGGAAGGAATCATCTCCAGTACAATTTTGAAATGAGAAGACAAATTTACATTACGATGATATATGGAAGAATAAAGCTAGACACAAAACAtaatgaaaaaggaaaaaagatgAAAATAAGACGAGAGTCACTCCAAGCAAATACTGAAATGGTTACATTAAAAGATGATGGCCCCTCCCTGACTAAAGAATGCTTACCACCATATCGAATTTCCAAACAGAGCCGTAAGGCACGCTCAATACACAAGTATATCCAGCCGGTGCAAATTCCTCACCTTGTTTTCCAAGACGAAATGGTATGGTAGCACATCAGGTTGTAAGACTGTTCTGTAATTCACTGAGTGCTGCCATCCGCAATCTTGGTACTCCGGCTGTAGGACAAGGGAAGATCCATCTGTCTGCTCACTGCTGTCTTGACATTCATGCAGAAGTCGTAGCTTTGATAAAAGCTTCGTAATGTTACATGACAAAAAATAAGTCCAATGGTACCGAGTCGAAGTAGTTGCAATCGAGACAAGCATGCAAGCTGATTAGTCTACTACCACTGCACAATGAGATGCACATCACTTTCACCAAGGAGCATCTCTTCTAACCAAAATACTGAATGGTGATACTTGAACAGCTAAAGCCCCGGAGAACATGGAAGATGATAACAGTAACATATGCAGTTATGCACCCGAGATGTCCACTGTCAACTTAAGACCTAACTATTGCTACCAGGGAAAGAGTTATAAGTATTTCAGTACAGCGCCTCACTAAGTTGCTAACATCCCtaagaaaattgttttggaaGGAAAGAAAGGTTGCCATCGCCAACCATTCAGAAAGAACACCTGTAAAATACCAAACCAACCATAAATTGAAAACAGCGACCAGAACGCAACCTTAACAAAACCAAGACAAAATGATGACATTTGTGATACTTCATAACAGATGAGTGATATTCTATGACACAGATAACTAAAAGACATTCATATAACAGATGGTAATTTACCCAGAGTACTAGTAACAAAGACAAGTAACCAAGTTCAGCAAGGAAAGGCAAGATGGATGTTCTTGACCAAACCACATGACAAATTGATGTTCTTGACCATTATCCGTAGTGATTAGGGAAGGCAAGACTCCATTGCCAACTCCAAGGCCCCGACTCAACTAAGGTCTCAAGGGGAAGAAACTTGTAACGACAGCAGCAACTACTGACACAGATGTACCCCACATTCAGACTGAACCTTGACGACGACGCTGGACCTTCTTGACCCTCATTATGGTTCTAGGACTCACTGTAATAGTAAGGACATGATATATCAAGCTATGCGCAAGCAAACATGGGGGCAAGAAAATGATTAAAAATAGTATTAATATATAATAAGGCATGCAACTTAATGTCCTAAATAAAGGTGTAGCAAATGTTGAAGACCATACTGAAGGTTCTGAAACACAGACCTGATTGTCCTGATCTGTCACTGAATCATTTACATTGTTTGTCTGTGATGGCTTTTCCGCTCCACATTGGGGACGATTGCACTTTGTTCGGAAAGGATAGTTTATGTTATTGCACTGCTCACACTTCCAACTGCCCTCTGGCATCTTTGGTTCTATCAATGAGAGGTTGGGGTGTGAATTTGAAAAGAATTGATGGAACAATAAATTACATAGACCATTAGATAAACTAGCCCATAAGTTATGTGCGAAAATCCAAAGAAAACAAACTAATTCCTTCAAAGAAATGTCTAGTGATAACAAATATTACCAAAATTTACTAATTTAAAGGTATTTGTTATACAAAAAAAATGGTGAGGAAAGAGCACTAAGCACTTATGATGTGGAAACTTACTTGAGCCTCTTAAACCATCGGGCTTAGAACCCTGCACAAAGAGTTGATGAACAAGCATTTAGTAAGTAAAGTGGGATTAATTGATGAACAAGCAATCTCCATAAACTACATATAGAAGCCCAAGCATTAGAAATGAGGATCCAAATATAGCCAAAACTTGTTTGCTTTTAGTTCACAAAATTATTCCGGTTTAGATTGATAATACAACAGAGGGAGAAATttgtattgttttttttttctagagtaacaaaacctagaaaaatttagtCAATCCCAGGACCAAAGAGAAGGTGATCCACACGTACTCAGAGCCTAATGTCCAATAAATGAAAAGGCATGCAAGTGGAACGACGGGCTATGGCAGGGCAAACTAGAGGATATATCTGTGCATAAGCATGGTTCCACCAAACAGTTTACAACAATAGTATACAATGAAACCATGTAGGCTCCAAGCACACAAGTAATCTTGTGGCAGCAAAGTCAACTTCAAGCACAATTGCGAAGTTATAATAGTACAGTTCAACTAAAGTAAAGAAACACTGACTAACACAATTACAATTTTTTTAAGTGAGCTTAGTTTAAATACATGAAAGAAGTAATATCAGATCGTTTATAATAGCAAGATAAGACAGAAATCTCAAACCTGGTTTTCAGGTCTAGGTGTGTTGCACTTTCTCATATTACAGACTGCGCGAAAGCCAAAGTTGATGTTGTGGCAATTTGGACACTCCCAATCATTATCACGGCCAGCTCCTGCATCAAAAGTTCAGGAGAATAGGCAAAGAATTAATCAAGTGCTAACCATATTAATATAAATAAGTCAAAATACAAATTCAATAAGATATACCTGCAGGCTTCTTCTGAGAACCTTCATCAGAATATGAGCCAGCCCTTGTGCCCTTTCAAGTTCAAGAAATATAAATTTAAGGAATCATAACAGTTATTCCCATGCAGACACAATCACAAATCATAAATATCAAACAAAAAGAGAAACAAACGTGTTGAAAGTTCTTTATGTAAGGCTACAGTAGTTAAATTAGCATGAGGTTATAGGTATACAAAAGAATAATCACAATAGCACATACCATTGGACCAGGACCAGCAGGTACTGGCCCATACCTATCCATGGGCATTCCATACATTCCACCTGTTTATTGGACAATAAGCAAGATAAATCTTGTGAGCAAACATGTGGAAAACATTGGACTGAAAAACATGTATGAAGTGTCATAACCCCAACCAAACAAAGTGGCTTAGAAAACAAGTGGCAGAACACAATAGTACTGCAAACGGTATTATTTATTGCAAGCATTAGTGGAAATGAAGATCGAGTGATAAGaaattagatttttcatattCTGTAAAATtaattcacgtgcctgaaccttgattgcttctgctgggtttcaactctagcctaccccaacttgtttgggacttaaaggctttgttgttgttgtatattctGTAAAATTAATTGTTTAACACATTATGATTTGCATACAAGGAATTATTGGAAGCATCAGGTTTGCCTATTTAATTTGATAGCTAGGTTAATTAATGCAAGGGCAATATCAAAATATGGCAGCCCTGTTACCTGCTCCCATCATAGATCCACCAGAGTATGGAGTTGGCCCGGCCATTTGCACTGGCCCGTAGGGGCTCCCCATTGGTATGCGACCACCATATCCATATGGATACGCAGAACCCCCAGGGAACTGTGGGATACCATAGCGCGGCATTGCAGGCCCGTTAAACATCGAGGAGCCATACGGGGGAGCGCCCCCACCAAGGTACATCGACGGTGGCGTCCCTGGGCCCATGTAACCCCCTGACGTGGGATAGTGAGGTGGGGTCTGCATAGGCTTCTGCATGGCCTTCTGAACGATAAGCAACAGCAGCACGAGGTAAATGCAAACAGGCAAGCGACAAGCGGAAGTACCCACAGGCACACTCCGCGCAAGCGACGGGCGAACAATGATTAGCAAGAATAAAGCGAGGCAAAACCGTTTATGTACCGTGTGGTCTGCTGGCCTGGACTGGTTGCAGTTGCGCATGTTGCAAGTGGTGCGGAAGGCGAAGTTGACGTTCTTGCAGCTGGGGCAAACCCAGTCGTCCTCACGCCGGCTGCCTGAGAACACGGTTTATTGTCCCCAACCAGGGGGGAATCCACTCAGATGCAGCTTATAGATACGGAGGGTGCGACAGGAAATAACGAGGCGGCGGAGCAAGAGCGACCTACCGTCGGTGCGCGCGCGCTTCCCGGCTGATTGGCTGCGGCTGTCGACCTGCAAACCCACACACTAATTCGTGAGACCTCGCCGGATGGGCGGGATCCAGAGAGGGATCGACGAGCACAGCGCGGGGAGCTCAAATAACAAAGCTTTGGAAAGCAGccaagtgcctgaaccgtgacttgggctCTCGGTGGGTTTAAACTCTAACCTAACCCAACTTGCTTCggactatgttgttgttgttgttaacaAGCTTCCAGCGCGACTGATGGGTGGAGACACTGACTCGAACCCTAATCAACCGGCGGAatcgaggaggacgaggaggtggGGGTGGTACCTGAGAAGACATAGCTGGCGGTGAACCGGtgatggcggcggcgggcgaACGGCGCGGGGAGAAGCACGTTGTCCTTGCAGTGGGAGGGACAAGCGCAGACGCCGCCGCGGTGACGGGCGGCGGACGGAGGGGGAATTCGGCGAAGCAGTAGCTAGGGTTTTGCAATTGCAGTTATGAATTCGGCTTCGAACTCAGGTGCACATCAGATTAGCTTTGCCTCCGCCGTCCGCGTCGGCCGATGTACCTGACGCTGACGGGGGGGGGGAGGACACGGGACGAGAACTCGGACCACAAGGCGGGCCCAGATGAGAGCTTTAGGCCCAGATCAGATACGTGGGCCCTTTTAATCTCGCGGGCAAAGATGTTCTAGCCCATTACAAATTCTgttaaatttttttttggaaaaaaattatTTCAGATCTAAACTACTGTCATAGTCTGATTTTTCTTCTCATACTCAACTCTCAGAACCACTCAACTTATTTTGGTTTCAAGAGGTTTAGGAGGCTTTgtcttctttattttttttttctcgatcacgcaaAAGATTTGCGCGTCTTTATATTAAGATAGAAATAGTTTGATTACAAGATGCTTAATTGGTGTTCGGGCGACCGAGCTATACAACTAAGCTTAAGCCCGCCCAAAGCTGAAAAAACGTCTATTGTATTACTCCGGCTAACAAACAACCTAGACTCCTTGCGTCGACCTATACCCAGAGATCAGCTTTATTAAAaaatctgtcgggttcataaacccggggtctctcgtggacctgcttcccagcaaaggctcggcccagcagacgacgttgcgaatgaCGCACAACTTCTGGgacggcccaaaaacctaacgacaggctagaagggcgatccagtctccgaccggaaggcctcgcttccgactccggtccgcctctccgaccggaaggcctcgcttccgactccagcccgcctctccgaccggaaggcttggccaaaaaggaacgacgctcgctttcgactccgacccgcgtctctgaccggggatacaccaaacctctgcttacatctcttctccgactggcgcagttgGAGCCGACTAGGAcaaaccgaccggggacgcccgctctgtGAGAacccaggaaacggacggagcaAGTAAGGTAGGATGCTCAAGTCAaaagcaataccaaggaccgtaccctgtacacctacaggacagtaccgataggacatgtcagaagggtgccctacaaccttctaggcatgccataacccaagcaatgttgtgggcgtcgatgtttgccctacagtgttgtgggcgccatcaattctcatactaggcgaacacggtaaaaaccctccacatgcctctgggcatcaacagtatggtagacgtcgacatctgccataccagaagaagaagacggaacctcccacatgcatctaacattaacagtgttatggccgCCTACAACCATCTTATACCCGACGGCGtgtgcaacaagacttagtagcatacgtactctctctcgcttgtaaggccatcccctttacctataaaaggggatacgctctctctCAACAAGGAGGATCGATCAATTCACTCACACACACAATGGTCCATCGACAACTCTCCAAGAGAGGACTCGAATGATTTGAACAACCAacgatcgattcaccctctgctagctttagacactctaaagctacatagagcgcacgctcgaatacttagcgcacgtaggagctcccatcactcttagcCCTTTggtccggagtccgaccggacctcttgcaccctccATCTTACTctcttccatttgtaaccccacagcaaacttcgagcacctgggctcaggaataaagtcaccgactgactcaaactggacgtagggcacgttgaatgaaccagtataaaccctatgtcattgagttctaggccacatccgatcacaacatacggcaaaactacaaatatttacgtgttggtcaatttttgcaccgacagttggcgccgtccatgggaaGGATGTCGTACGTTCactctttttggtcatcggatggcccatctttTCGCCATCTTCGCAgactcaagcgatacgactcgcttcggctcattgAAGTTTCCTGCACTTCCACCTATTAGGATGTGGGATCCTCTCGTCTTCGAGCtgtcctagaccttcctcttcaaaagcctggacttcatcgccgaccagctcggcatGCTGCACCTCCATGAGAAGGCACTTGTTCTGGTGCCCATCGGAGGAAGCGcgtcctccatcggctctgggacacccGATGACTTCAACGGCAAGGCGCCTGCGCTTTGTTCCGAGCATACGCTCTGCTCAAATACCATTATGAGTAATGTACGTACTTTTCTTTACTCGCTTTTTACTATTTTCCTCTGATTCTccggagggaccctgttgtccctacCACGACCGCCATGTGACCGgtccccctatggcctcgcatcccctgTGGACacgtacgcccgggggctccgaaggaagttggtgccgccccctctcacatccgaattcgtggagATGGTGAGCTATGCTTCTGCCTCTTTTTGCGACCTAATGGAGGACGATGTTGAGAGCAACGACTCTAGCATCAGCaacgtcgtggcacctagccaccctctgtcttaggagtgcgctatggcggacactCCAGGATAGCcgctggtggtggtggagtctctatagacccacacccctctggaccctcacgcggatgccctcgcatgtgcttgggagcacggcgaggagctatgacaaaggtggcagaaccagccaccacctacgTCGGTGCACTCGGCACACCACGATGTGCCCCGTGCACGTAACCCGGTGAGCGGCGCTAGGGGTCGCGCCTGATAGGTCAGCGCAACATCATCAACGGGGGGAACAATCCCCCATAATTTGCTCGGGCTGGTCAAAACATCACCACGGTGGCGATGCTTCTACATGGCCTTCCTGAGCCCATTGACCCATAGGAACaggtgatccaccggaacctccgggcactggtggagaccaccgctgttcaacaggcggaaagctccgcgtCGTGACActaactcatggcctctctccccactagggagtggggatgcaccagacgcatctctccatccgctcaccactacagccaCCAAGCGCGGAACA
This DNA window, taken from Miscanthus floridulus cultivar M001 chromosome 13, ASM1932011v1, whole genome shotgun sequence, encodes the following:
- the LOC136501294 gene encoding ranBP2-type zinc finger protein At1g67325-like isoform X1, whose product is MSSQVDSRSQSAGKRARTDGSRREDDWVCPSCKNVNFAFRTTCNMRNCNQSRPADHTKAMQKPMQTPPHYPTSGGYMGPGTPPSMYLGGGAPPYGSSMFNGPAMPRYGIPQFPGGSAYPYGYGGRIPMGSPYGPVQMAGPTPYSGGSMMGAGGMYGMPMDRYGPVPAGPGPMGTRAGSYSDEGSQKKPAGAGRDNDWECPNCHNINFGFRAVCNMRKCNTPRPENQGSKPDGLRGSKPKMPEGSWKCEQCNNINYPFRTKCNRPQCGAEKPSQTNNVNDSVTDQDNQVFFLNGWRWQPFFPSKTIFLGMLAT
- the LOC136501294 gene encoding ranBP2-type zinc finger protein At1g67325-like isoform X2, whose product is MSSQVDSRSQSAGKRARTDGSRREDDWVCPSCKNVNFAFRTTCNMRNCNQSRPADHTAMQKPMQTPPHYPTSGGYMGPGTPPSMYLGGGAPPYGSSMFNGPAMPRYGIPQFPGGSAYPYGYGGRIPMGSPYGPVQMAGPTPYSGGSMMGAGGMYGMPMDRYGPVPAGPGPMGTRAGSYSDEGSQKKPAGAGRDNDWECPNCHNINFGFRAVCNMRKCNTPRPENQGSKPDGLRGSKPKMPEGSWKCEQCNNINYPFRTKCNRPQCGAEKPSQTNNVNDSVTDQDNQVFFLNGWRWQPFFPSKTIFLGMLAT
- the LOC136501294 gene encoding ranBP2-type zinc finger protein At1g67325-like isoform X3; the encoded protein is MSSQVDSRSQSAGKRARTDGSRREDDWVCPSCKNVNFAFRTTCNMRNCNQSRPADHTKPMQTPPHYPTSGGYMGPGTPPSMYLGGGAPPYGSSMFNGPAMPRYGIPQFPGGSAYPYGYGGRIPMGSPYGPVQMAGPTPYSGGSMMGAGGMYGMPMDRYGPVPAGPGPMGTRAGSYSDEGSQKKPAGAGRDNDWECPNCHNINFGFRAVCNMRKCNTPRPENQGSKPDGLRGSKPKMPEGSWKCEQCNNINYPFRTKCNRPQCGAEKPSQTNNVNDSVTDQDNQVFFLNGWRWQPFFPSKTIFLGMLAT
- the LOC136501294 gene encoding ranBP2-type zinc finger protein At1g67325-like isoform X4, with translation MSSQVDSRSQSAGKRARTDGSRREDDWVCPSCKNVNFAFRTTCNMRNCNQSRPADHTKAMQKPMQTPPHYPTSGGYMGPGTPPSMYLGGGAPPYGSSMFNGPAMPRYGIPQFPGGSAYPYGYGGRIPMGSPYGPVQMAGPTPYSGGSMMGAGGMYGMPMDRYGPVPAGPGPMGTRAGSYSDEGSQKKPAGAGRDNDWECPNCHNINFGFRAVCNMRKCNTPRPENQGSKPDGLRGSKPKMPEGSWKCEQCNNINYPFRTKCNRPQCGAEKPSQTNNVNDSVTDQDNQ